In Vibrio sp. STUT-A11, a genomic segment contains:
- the vexH gene encoding vibriobactin export RND transporter permease subunit VexH translates to MLLSDISVKRPIASLVLSMLLCVFGFVSFSKLSVREMPDIESPVVSITTRYEGASATIIESQITSVLEDQLSGISGIDEISSTTRNSSSRITITFELGYDLNTGVSDVRDAVARAQRSLPDEADDPIVYKNNGSGEASLYINLSSAEMDRTQLTDYAERVLMDRFSLISGVSSIDLSGGLYKVMYVKLKPDLMAGRAVTASDITTALRNENLESPGGEVRNDSTVMSVRTARTYKTPDDFQYLVVKRANDGTPIYLKDVADVFIGAENENSTFKSDGVVNVSLGVVPQSDANPLEVAERVRSEVDNIQKFLPEGTRLAIDYDATVFIERSIEEVYSTLFITGGLVILVLYIFIGQARATLIPAVTVPVSLISSFIAAYYFGFSINLITLMALILSIGLVVDDAIVVVENIFHHIERGESPLLAAYKGTREVGFAVVATTFVLVMVFLPISFMDGMVGLLFTEFSVLLAMSVIFSSLIALTLTPVLGSQILKANVKPNRFNETVDRMFAKLEAGYRGALKGALKVRWIAPLVILSCMGGSYVLMNQVPAQLTPQEDRGVIFAFVRGADATSYNRMAANMDIVEDRLMPLLGQGFLKSFSIQTPAFGGQAGDQTGFVIMILEDWNDRNITAQQALGQVRGALAGVPDVRVFPFMPGFRGGSSEPVQFVLGGSDYDELLVWAEELKNKAEESPMMEGAEIDYSEKTPELLVTVDRQRAAELGVSVKDISDTLEIMLGGKSETTYVDRGEEYDVYLRGDENSFNNAADLSQIYLRTNSGELVTLDTVTKIEEVAASIRLSHYNKQKSITITANLSEGYTLGEALSYLDQEAIDSLPGDISVSYSGESKDFKENQSSVAVVFALALLVAYLVLAAQFESFVNPLVVMFTVPMGVFGGFLGLIVMSQGMNIYSQIGMVMLIGMVTKNGILIVEFANQLRDRGVEFEKAIIDAAARRLRPILMTAFTTLAGAIPLISSTGAGYESRVAVGTVIFFGMAFATIVTLFVIPAMYRLIAANTRAPGHVEAQLNKALSQDTKGRIAHP, encoded by the coding sequence ATGTTACTTTCTGACATTTCCGTAAAACGACCTATCGCGTCATTGGTATTGAGTATGCTGCTTTGCGTGTTTGGCTTTGTGTCATTCAGCAAGCTTTCTGTACGCGAAATGCCAGATATCGAAAGCCCTGTCGTGTCAATTACGACACGCTACGAAGGGGCTTCCGCCACAATCATCGAGAGCCAGATTACGTCGGTTCTCGAAGATCAGCTTTCCGGTATCAGTGGCATTGATGAAATCAGTTCGACAACACGCAATAGCTCTTCCCGGATAACGATAACCTTTGAACTCGGGTACGACCTCAACACTGGGGTCAGTGATGTGCGTGATGCTGTCGCTCGAGCTCAGCGTTCATTACCTGACGAAGCAGATGACCCAATTGTTTATAAGAACAATGGTTCTGGCGAGGCTTCTCTTTATATAAACCTCAGCTCTGCAGAAATGGATCGTACCCAACTGACGGATTATGCAGAGCGCGTGTTGATGGATCGCTTCAGTTTGATTTCTGGGGTGAGTTCCATCGATCTTTCTGGTGGTTTGTACAAAGTGATGTACGTAAAGCTGAAACCAGATCTTATGGCTGGTCGAGCAGTAACGGCATCGGATATTACCACCGCATTGCGAAATGAAAACCTCGAGAGTCCGGGTGGGGAAGTGCGAAATGATTCTACGGTGATGTCGGTACGGACCGCACGAACCTATAAAACGCCCGATGACTTTCAGTACCTGGTGGTAAAGCGGGCGAACGATGGCACGCCCATTTACCTGAAAGATGTCGCGGATGTGTTTATTGGTGCGGAAAACGAAAACTCGACCTTTAAAAGCGATGGTGTCGTGAACGTCAGTTTAGGGGTTGTGCCTCAGTCGGATGCTAACCCGTTGGAAGTAGCTGAGCGTGTTCGCTCTGAAGTGGATAATATCCAGAAATTCTTACCGGAAGGTACTCGCCTTGCGATTGACTATGATGCAACGGTATTTATCGAGCGCTCGATAGAAGAAGTGTACAGCACACTGTTTATTACCGGCGGTCTGGTGATTCTGGTGCTGTATATCTTTATTGGTCAGGCTCGAGCGACATTAATACCAGCGGTGACGGTACCAGTCTCGTTGATCTCGTCTTTCATCGCCGCGTATTACTTCGGTTTCTCTATCAACTTGATCACGCTAATGGCGCTGATTCTATCCATCGGTCTGGTGGTCGATGACGCCATTGTGGTCGTGGAGAATATCTTCCACCACATAGAACGGGGAGAGTCCCCGTTGCTTGCCGCCTACAAAGGGACTCGAGAAGTTGGCTTTGCGGTTGTCGCAACTACGTTCGTTTTGGTGATGGTATTCCTGCCAATCTCCTTTATGGATGGCATGGTTGGTTTGCTGTTTACAGAATTTTCAGTATTGCTGGCGATGTCGGTAATTTTTTCTTCACTGATAGCACTGACGTTGACGCCAGTATTGGGCAGTCAGATTCTAAAAGCGAACGTCAAACCTAATCGCTTTAACGAAACTGTCGATCGTATGTTCGCCAAGCTTGAGGCTGGTTATCGTGGCGCATTAAAAGGCGCGCTAAAAGTGCGTTGGATTGCGCCTTTGGTTATTTTATCTTGTATGGGCGGCAGCTATGTTCTGATGAATCAGGTTCCTGCGCAGTTGACGCCACAAGAGGACAGGGGCGTGATTTTTGCCTTTGTTCGTGGTGCCGATGCTACTTCATACAACCGGATGGCTGCCAACATGGACATTGTCGAAGACCGTTTAATGCCGTTGTTAGGGCAAGGGTTTCTGAAGTCATTTAGTATCCAGACTCCGGCATTTGGTGGTCAGGCAGGTGACCAAACGGGTTTTGTGATTATGATTTTGGAAGATTGGAATGATCGAAACATCACCGCTCAGCAGGCTTTAGGACAAGTGCGTGGCGCATTGGCGGGCGTTCCTGATGTGCGTGTGTTCCCGTTTATGCCTGGCTTCCGAGGTGGCTCAAGTGAGCCCGTTCAGTTTGTGTTGGGTGGCTCGGATTATGATGAGCTGCTGGTCTGGGCTGAAGAACTGAAAAACAAAGCGGAAGAGTCACCAATGATGGAGGGTGCAGAGATTGATTACTCTGAGAAGACGCCTGAACTGTTAGTGACCGTCGATAGACAACGCGCTGCGGAACTGGGTGTCAGTGTGAAAGACATCTCCGATACGCTTGAAATTATGTTGGGCGGTAAAAGTGAGACAACCTATGTCGATCGCGGTGAAGAATACGACGTGTATTTGCGCGGTGACGAGAATAGCTTTAATAATGCGGCAGATCTAAGCCAGATCTACTTGCGCACCAATAGTGGTGAGCTAGTGACGCTTGATACCGTTACCAAGATAGAAGAAGTAGCGGCTTCGATTCGTCTTTCTCACTATAACAAACAGAAATCCATCACCATTACCGCGAACTTGTCCGAAGGTTATACATTAGGAGAGGCTCTAAGCTATCTAGACCAAGAAGCAATTGATTCTCTGCCGGGTGATATCTCAGTTAGTTACTCTGGTGAGTCAAAAGACTTTAAAGAGAATCAGTCCAGCGTTGCGGTTGTTTTTGCACTGGCCTTGCTGGTTGCCTATCTGGTACTGGCAGCTCAGTTTGAGAGTTTCGTCAACCCTTTGGTGGTGATGTTTACCGTTCCAATGGGGGTATTTGGTGGCTTCTTAGGCTTAATCGTAATGAGCCAGGGCATGAACATTTACAGCCAGATTGGTATGGTGATGTTGATTGGTATGGTAACGAAAAATGGTATTTTGATCGTTGAATTCGCTAACCAGCTTCGTGACCGTGGGGTTGAGTTTGAAAAAGCCATCATTGATGCGGCGGCTCGCCGTTTGCGTCCAATCTTGATGACGGCATTTACCACTCTAGCTGGTGCTATCCCATTGATTTCGTCAACAGGGGCGGGTTACGAAAGCCGGGTCGCGGTTGGTACGGTGATCTTCTTTGGTATGGCCTTTGCGACTATTGTGACTCTATTTGTCATTCCGGCAATGTACCGCTTAATTGCAGCGAATACGCGCGCGCCAGGTCATGTAGAAGCGCAACTCAACAAAGCATTGAGTCAGGATACCAAAGGGCGTATTGCACATCCTTAA
- a CDS encoding efflux RND transporter periplasmic adaptor subunit, whose protein sequence is MNMKATLPLSVLTLSLLLASQTTLAALRGPSAVTVVTEQVETHEINQSLTLIGKLQAAESVVVAPEVSGKVEQIAVKANQNVQQGQLLIKLNDDKARAALVEAQAYLKDEQRKLKEYQRLVARNAITPTEIDAQRASVQIADARLDAAKANLADLHIVAPFSGTVGFIDFSRGKMVSVGAELLTLDDLSVMELDLQIPERYLSMLSVGMVVEAKTSAWGKQTFIGKVTGIDTRINTATLNLRVRIQFDNPESRLKPGMLMNASLAFPAIEAPIIPVQALEYSGTKRYVYVIDENNKATRTEVLLGARVDNEVVIESGVKVGDKIVVQGIVNMRDGVQVEEIVAPLKSPKMTSANQSNDSDKEEN, encoded by the coding sequence ATGAATATGAAAGCCACTTTACCCTTATCTGTTTTAACGCTTTCTCTATTATTGGCATCGCAAACTACGTTAGCAGCACTGCGCGGCCCATCTGCTGTTACGGTTGTAACCGAGCAAGTAGAAACGCATGAAATCAACCAGTCTTTGACTCTGATTGGTAAGTTGCAAGCTGCAGAGTCGGTGGTTGTTGCTCCTGAAGTGTCGGGCAAAGTCGAGCAAATTGCCGTAAAAGCGAATCAGAATGTTCAGCAAGGGCAGTTACTGATTAAGTTAAACGATGACAAAGCAAGAGCGGCGCTTGTTGAAGCTCAGGCCTACCTTAAAGATGAGCAACGTAAGCTGAAAGAGTATCAGCGCTTAGTCGCACGAAATGCGATTACTCCGACGGAAATTGATGCTCAGAGGGCGAGTGTCCAAATTGCCGATGCTCGTTTAGATGCAGCCAAAGCAAACCTTGCTGATCTTCATATAGTGGCACCTTTTTCTGGAACTGTGGGATTTATTGACTTCAGCCGAGGAAAAATGGTCAGTGTCGGCGCTGAACTTTTAACGCTGGATGATCTTTCTGTAATGGAATTGGACCTGCAGATACCAGAACGATACTTGTCGATGTTGTCTGTTGGGATGGTCGTTGAAGCCAAGACCAGCGCGTGGGGCAAGCAAACGTTTATCGGTAAAGTGACCGGTATTGATACTCGTATTAATACCGCAACACTGAATCTCCGCGTGCGTATTCAGTTTGATAATCCGGAAAGTCGTCTAAAGCCGGGCATGCTGATGAATGCATCGTTGGCATTTCCTGCGATTGAAGCACCGATTATACCAGTACAGGCACTGGAGTATTCTGGTACCAAGCGATACGTATACGTCATTGATGAAAACAACAAAGCAACACGTACAGAGGTGCTGCTTGGCGCTCGCGTGGACAACGAAGTTGTGATTGAGTCAGGCGTAAAAGTCGGTGACAAGATCGTGGTGCAAGGCATCGTTAACATGCGTGATGGTGTTCAGGTTGAAGAAATCGTCGCTCCGCTCAAATCGCCAAAAATGACGTCCGCTAATCAGAGCAACGATTCGGATAAGGAAGAAAACTAA
- a CDS encoding Tim44 domain-containing protein codes for MKRIFSIVALLMFTVAVTPIAEAKKFGGGKSFGKSYKTAPAPTQKQATNTSTVGKDQATKSSSKKGLMGGLLGGLLAGGLLAAFFGGAFEGIQFMDILIIGLIAFLIFKLMRGMLGAKQGSMNQHRQQPAFGGNSSKFEQPNTQNFEQQSNVNAGGFGGFGAQADVPHNYPPGFDQAGFVNGAREHYRVLQGAWNHNQLDTIEEYVSPSLLDDLKAERAKLDGEQHTDVMYVDAEIVRADHNANKAELSLQFSGRYRDAVEGIEEDITDIWHLERDLTVPNAPWLIVGIQG; via the coding sequence ATGAAACGCATATTTTCGATTGTTGCTCTGTTAATGTTTACTGTTGCAGTAACGCCTATTGCAGAAGCGAAAAAGTTTGGTGGTGGTAAGTCTTTTGGTAAGAGCTATAAGACAGCACCTGCACCGACACAAAAGCAAGCGACAAACACGAGTACCGTCGGTAAAGATCAAGCTACCAAGTCTTCAAGTAAGAAAGGCTTAATGGGTGGTTTACTCGGTGGCCTTTTGGCTGGTGGTCTTCTCGCAGCATTCTTTGGCGGTGCTTTTGAAGGTATCCAATTTATGGATATCCTTATTATTGGTTTGATTGCATTCCTGATCTTTAAACTGATGCGCGGTATGTTAGGGGCGAAGCAGGGCAGTATGAATCAGCATCGTCAGCAGCCAGCATTTGGTGGTAACAGCTCGAAGTTCGAGCAGCCGAACACACAAAATTTTGAGCAACAATCAAACGTAAATGCAGGTGGTTTTGGTGGCTTCGGCGCACAAGCTGACGTTCCACACAACTATCCACCGGGCTTTGACCAAGCAGGGTTTGTGAATGGTGCTCGTGAGCATTACCGTGTCTTACAAGGTGCGTGGAATCACAATCAGCTAGACACTATCGAAGAGTATGTTTCTCCGAGTCTGCTTGATGATCTGAAAGCAGAGCGTGCAAAATTAGACGGTGAGCAGCATACCGATGTCATGTACGTTGATGCAGAGATTGTTCGCGCGGACCATAACGCTAACAAAGCAGAACTCAGCTTGCAGTTTAGTGGTCGTTACCGCGATGCTGTCGAAGGTATCGAAGAAGATATCACTGATATTTGGCACCTTGAGCGTGACCTTACGGTACCAAACGCACCGTGGCTGATTGTTGGTATTCAAGGTTAA
- a CDS encoding TetR-like C-terminal domain-containing protein — MARRNDHTREELINLTLATVRDFLEENSYHELSLRKIANMIGYVPSTLVNIFGNYNLLLLHAVAQTLDELSQESRKATNSCKDAHEALFELACCYHDFALKHPYRWQLVFEHNMNGAELPDWQAKRIDDMTGMLESLLAQIAPHRTESEVIQASRVLWSGVHGITLLSVDDKFFSSEPVDGKVLISNLLSNYLNNW, encoded by the coding sequence ATGGCGCGTAGAAACGATCACACCAGAGAAGAGTTAATAAACCTGACCTTAGCAACCGTTAGAGACTTTTTGGAAGAGAATTCCTATCACGAACTTAGTCTTCGTAAAATCGCTAATATGATCGGTTATGTGCCGAGTACATTAGTTAATATTTTCGGTAACTATAACTTACTACTTTTGCATGCTGTTGCTCAGACCCTGGATGAATTATCCCAAGAGTCGAGAAAAGCGACAAACAGTTGCAAAGACGCTCACGAAGCACTGTTTGAACTGGCTTGTTGCTACCACGATTTTGCCCTTAAACATCCTTACCGCTGGCAATTGGTCTTCGAGCACAACATGAACGGAGCGGAACTCCCCGATTGGCAGGCAAAACGCATTGATGACATGACAGGTATGCTAGAGTCACTGCTCGCACAAATTGCGCCACACCGGACAGAGTCCGAAGTGATTCAAGCCAGTCGTGTGTTGTGGTCTGGAGTACATGGCATTACCCTACTCAGCGTAGATGATAAATTTTTCTCGAGTGAACCAGTGGACGGTAAAGTTTTAATAAGTAACCTGCTATCTAACTACCTCAATAACTGGTAA
- a CDS encoding MFS transporter, giving the protein MSPDRHPSLLRQRKFLPYFITQFFGAFNDNIFKNVLLLFVAFSGADALPISSNLFINLAAGLFILPFFLFSASAGVLADKYEKSWFIRKVKLFEIAIMALGAIGFVTESYGVLLLLLFLMGTQSAFFGPVKYALLPQNLDEKELIPGNAFVEAGTFIAILIGTLGAGIIASSENAKYLAAFCVVLFALLGYLSSRFIPFSAAGAPNLTFRWQPYKQTKHTLSICKSDRVVFQSIMAISWFWFLGAAYLTQFPNFTKVYLNGTESAVSFLLALFSIGIAFGSLICNWISNHRIEVGIVPIGALGITIFGYLMATSIPSDLPQFETFKEFIAFQGYWPLFFYLLMIGASGGLFIVPLYALMQHRAKETERAQVIAGLNIFNSFFMVGSAVLGIVCLSVLEMTIPQLFALLAALNFLVTVYLFMQVPIFVVRFIVWMLTHTIYRVKHKNLHHLPESGGALIVCNHVSYMDALLLSAVCPRLIRFVMEEDYANLPPIRGFLRRTGVIPISANSRQSIRRAFSEVENALAEGHIVCIFPEGKLTSDGEMHEFMRGIDIILHRSPVPVIPVALKGLWGSYFSRCKGRACKGLPTRFWSKLEIEAGSPVQPSDATAQFMFEKVRELRGDWR; this is encoded by the coding sequence ATGTCACCGGACAGACATCCCTCCTTGCTTAGACAAAGAAAGTTCCTGCCTTATTTTATTACTCAGTTTTTTGGCGCTTTCAATGACAACATTTTTAAGAACGTTTTACTGCTTTTTGTCGCCTTTTCTGGTGCCGATGCTTTACCTATCTCCAGCAACCTGTTCATCAATTTAGCAGCGGGTTTATTCATTCTTCCTTTCTTTCTGTTTTCTGCCTCGGCGGGTGTGTTAGCAGACAAGTACGAAAAATCCTGGTTTATCCGCAAGGTAAAGTTATTTGAAATTGCGATCATGGCTTTGGGCGCAATTGGCTTTGTTACCGAAAGTTATGGCGTGTTATTACTGCTGTTGTTTTTGATGGGCACTCAGTCTGCATTTTTTGGTCCGGTAAAGTACGCCCTTCTGCCACAAAATCTTGATGAAAAAGAGCTGATCCCAGGTAACGCATTTGTCGAAGCGGGTACCTTTATCGCGATTCTGATTGGGACGCTGGGAGCCGGCATTATTGCCTCATCAGAGAATGCCAAATACCTCGCGGCGTTTTGCGTGGTTCTATTTGCACTGCTCGGTTATTTATCAAGCCGCTTCATTCCATTTTCAGCGGCAGGTGCACCGAACTTGACCTTTCGCTGGCAACCATACAAACAAACCAAACACACACTCTCAATTTGTAAATCTGATCGGGTCGTCTTTCAATCTATTATGGCGATCAGCTGGTTCTGGTTCTTAGGTGCGGCTTACCTGACCCAATTTCCAAACTTCACTAAAGTGTATCTAAACGGGACAGAGAGTGCGGTTTCCTTCTTACTTGCCCTCTTCTCGATTGGTATTGCGTTTGGTTCACTGATTTGTAACTGGATCTCCAACCATCGAATCGAAGTCGGCATCGTCCCAATTGGTGCACTTGGCATCACGATATTCGGTTACTTGATGGCTACCTCGATTCCAAGCGACCTACCTCAATTTGAAACCTTTAAGGAGTTCATCGCCTTCCAAGGTTACTGGCCACTGTTTTTCTATTTATTGATGATTGGCGCATCAGGCGGCTTATTCATTGTTCCACTTTACGCTTTAATGCAGCACAGAGCGAAAGAAACTGAGCGCGCTCAAGTTATCGCCGGACTCAATATCTTTAACTCGTTCTTTATGGTTGGTAGTGCAGTGCTAGGCATTGTCTGCTTGAGCGTACTTGAAATGACGATTCCACAGTTGTTTGCTCTGCTTGCAGCACTCAATTTCCTCGTCACTGTGTACCTATTTATGCAGGTACCCATCTTCGTCGTGCGCTTTATTGTTTGGATGCTGACTCACACCATCTATCGGGTCAAACACAAGAACCTGCATCATTTGCCAGAAAGTGGTGGCGCACTGATCGTATGTAATCATGTCAGTTACATGGATGCGTTGCTTTTGAGCGCGGTATGCCCTCGATTAATTCGCTTTGTCATGGAAGAAGATTATGCCAACCTACCTCCTATCCGAGGCTTCTTACGTCGGACAGGCGTTATCCCTATTTCAGCAAACAGCAGGCAATCTATTCGACGAGCATTTAGCGAGGTAGAAAACGCCTTAGCTGAAGGTCATATCGTGTGTATCTTCCCTGAAGGTAAACTGACCTCTGACGGTGAAATGCATGAGTTTATGCGCGGTATTGATATTATTTTGCACCGTAGCCCTGTGCCTGTCATCCCTGTCGCGCTAAAAGGGCTTTGGGGAAGCTACTTTAGTCGGTGCAAAGGCAGAGCCTGTAAAGGGCTTCCAACTCGGTTCTGGTCAAAACTAGAAATCGAAGCGGGCTCGCCAGTCCAGCCAAGTGATGCAACGGCTCAATTTATGTTTGAGAAGGTACGAGAACTGCGCGGTGATTGGCGCTAA
- a CDS encoding putative sulfate exporter family transporter, whose product MNKKYLLFGLALLFCLTPFVSSPIALIIGFLLASFNFVPTEIPIASFTKKLLSYSIIGLGFGINFEQALAVTSDGIGLIISTIFGTLVIGSLIAKAIKLETMTAYLISSGTAICGGSAIAAVAPAIKAKDEQIGLALATVFVLNSVALFVFPVIGHALNLDQHTFGTWAAIAIHDTSSVVGAASAYGEEALTTATTLKLARALWIIPVALVSAVIFSRGNGEDGSGKIAIPYFIFWYCAAIAFSDFLPQFDVIYHGIFTVAKQALVVCLFLIGCSISVSKLKSAGSKPLLFGVSLWVLVSVSSLTWLMVH is encoded by the coding sequence TTGAATAAAAAGTATCTTCTTTTTGGATTAGCGCTGCTGTTTTGCCTGACCCCTTTTGTATCCTCACCTATCGCGTTAATCATCGGTTTTTTGTTGGCAAGCTTTAATTTTGTGCCGACCGAAATTCCGATTGCATCTTTCACCAAAAAGCTGCTTTCTTATTCCATTATTGGTTTAGGGTTTGGGATTAATTTCGAGCAGGCTCTGGCGGTTACGTCTGATGGTATCGGTCTTATCATCTCAACCATATTCGGTACATTGGTGATCGGTTCGCTCATTGCCAAAGCCATTAAACTTGAAACAATGACAGCGTATTTAATTTCTTCTGGCACTGCGATTTGTGGTGGCAGCGCTATCGCTGCTGTCGCGCCCGCGATCAAAGCCAAAGATGAACAGATTGGATTGGCACTGGCAACCGTCTTCGTCCTGAATTCGGTCGCCCTATTCGTCTTCCCTGTCATCGGCCACGCCCTAAACTTAGACCAACATACCTTTGGTACTTGGGCAGCAATTGCCATTCATGATACTTCATCTGTTGTGGGGGCAGCTTCGGCATACGGAGAGGAGGCGCTTACCACAGCAACGACCCTCAAACTAGCACGCGCGCTTTGGATCATTCCGGTTGCATTAGTTAGTGCAGTGATTTTCTCCCGAGGTAATGGAGAAGATGGTTCAGGTAAGATAGCGATTCCTTACTTTATCTTTTGGTACTGCGCGGCCATCGCGTTCAGTGACTTTTTGCCACAATTTGACGTGATCTATCACGGAATTTTTACTGTGGCGAAGCAGGCTCTGGTGGTGTGTTTGTTCTTGATAGGTTGCAGTATTTCTGTATCTAAACTGAAATCCGCTGGCTCTAAGCCATTACTGTTTGGTGTCAGTTTGTGGGTTTTAGTTTCTGTATCTTCACTTACCTGGTTGATGGTTCACTGA
- the menE gene encoding o-succinylbenzoate--CoA ligase, with translation MAISVEPFATELFITENSAIAPWKYWAQTSPFSNALETPEQSFTWQQLESLVEHYAHYLQEQGVGGGDIVTLVGKNQAETVLFYLAAQSIGAIAALTMPQPFEALNSKLDTLYQPEQSRYVWFAESGFSAYSKTEKTALSCNLLTCPNNRSSKTSTKQESCYRHDNAASIVFTSGSTGVPKAVVHTHRQHYASADGLLSEFKFAAQDTWLLSLPLYHVSGLAIIYRWLFAGATLKVGAGHLAKDILGASHASLVPTQLKRLLDDKVELSLSHVLLGGSHVDHALAQRAASQGIETWLGYGMTEAASTVTAKQIDKTSNAGHVLKNRDIKLVDGRIFIGGQTLASGYFFQGNITPLVDESGWFDSKDLGEWQHKELKIIGRADNQFISGGENVHCEEIEAVLNQIETVAQSIVVPVEDAEFGHRPVAVIQTDQLMSSEYYEHFLQAKLEKFKWPIAYHSMPKTLFEGGIKVSRKAVKEWLLGGLTSLK, from the coding sequence GTGGCAATCAGCGTAGAGCCATTCGCGACAGAGCTATTCATCACAGAGAATAGCGCGATTGCACCATGGAAATATTGGGCTCAGACGAGCCCTTTTTCAAATGCGCTAGAGACACCAGAACAATCCTTTACTTGGCAGCAGCTTGAGTCCCTTGTTGAGCACTATGCACACTATTTGCAGGAACAAGGAGTAGGGGGCGGAGATATTGTTACGCTGGTAGGTAAGAACCAAGCTGAGACGGTGTTGTTTTATCTGGCGGCACAATCGATTGGTGCTATCGCCGCATTAACAATGCCACAACCGTTTGAGGCTCTTAACAGCAAGTTAGACACTTTGTACCAGCCAGAACAGTCACGTTATGTCTGGTTTGCCGAGAGCGGGTTTAGCGCTTATTCGAAAACAGAGAAGACGGCTCTGAGCTGCAACCTACTGACTTGTCCAAACAATCGTTCGAGTAAAACCAGCACTAAGCAGGAGAGTTGCTATCGTCATGACAATGCGGCGTCGATTGTCTTCACTTCTGGCTCAACCGGAGTGCCAAAGGCCGTGGTGCATACTCATCGACAACATTATGCCTCCGCGGATGGTTTGCTCAGCGAGTTTAAGTTCGCTGCACAGGACACTTGGCTGTTGTCACTGCCTCTTTACCATGTCTCTGGGCTAGCGATTATTTACCGCTGGTTGTTTGCCGGCGCAACGCTGAAGGTCGGCGCTGGGCATCTGGCTAAGGATATTTTAGGCGCTTCTCATGCATCGTTAGTACCGACGCAACTAAAACGATTATTGGATGACAAGGTTGAGCTGTCTTTGTCTCACGTGTTGCTGGGAGGCAGCCATGTCGACCATGCGCTAGCACAGCGTGCAGCAAGTCAGGGAATCGAAACCTGGCTGGGCTACGGTATGACAGAAGCGGCGTCTACCGTGACAGCAAAGCAAATCGACAAAACCAGTAATGCTGGCCACGTGCTCAAAAATCGCGATATCAAGTTAGTTGATGGCCGTATTTTTATCGGTGGACAAACCTTAGCATCTGGCTACTTTTTTCAAGGTAACATTACGCCGCTGGTGGACGAATCAGGCTGGTTTGACAGTAAAGATTTAGGTGAATGGCAGCATAAGGAACTGAAGATTATTGGCCGGGCTGATAATCAGTTTATCTCCGGCGGTGAGAATGTTCACTGTGAAGAGATAGAAGCGGTACTCAACCAGATCGAGACTGTGGCGCAAAGTATTGTCGTGCCAGTCGAAGATGCGGAATTTGGTCACCGACCTGTGGCTGTGATTCAAACCGACCAGTTAATGAGTTCAGAGTACTACGAACATTTCCTGCAGGCCAAACTTGAGAAGTTCAAGTGGCCAATCGCCTATCATTCGATGCCGAAGACGTTATTCGAAGGCGGAATCAAAGTATCGCGCAAAGCGGTGAAAGAATGGTTGCTGGGAGGATTAACCAGTCTCAAATAA